In a single window of the Mesoplodon densirostris isolate mMesDen1 chromosome 18, mMesDen1 primary haplotype, whole genome shotgun sequence genome:
- the DHX58 gene encoding ATP-dependent RNA helicase DHX58 isoform X4, with protein MELRPYQWEVIMPALEGKNIIIWLPTGSGKTRAAAYVAKRHLETVDGAKVVVLVNRVHLVTQHCEEFSSMLGGRWTITTLSGDMGPRAGFAHVAQRHDLLICTAELLQKALTSLEEGEHVELNAFSLLVVDECHHTHKDTVYNVILSRYLELKLRRTRPLPQVLGLTASPGTGGASTLDGAIDHVLQLCANLDTWRIMSPQDYRSQLQEHSRQPCKQYDLCHRRTQEPFGDMLKELMDQIHDHLEMPELRRDFGTQTYEQQVVELGRNAAEAGLQERRVYALHLRRYNDALLIHDTVRAVDALATLQDFYDRERTTKTQILRAERWLLALFDDHKSKLAHLATHGPENPKLAVLEEILQKQFRSPDSPQGIIFTRTRQSAHSLLLWLQQQPGLQTVDIRPQLLIGAGNSSQNTQMIQMTQRDQQEVIQKFRTGTLNLLVATSVAEEGLDIPQCKVVVRYGLLTNEISMVQARGRARASQSVYSFVAAQGSRELKRELTNEALETLMERAVAAVQEMDQAKYQDKDLLQHLPGACGHQQSLQGLEAWGCH; from the exons ATGGAGCTGCGACCCTACCAGTGGGAGGTGATCATGCCTGCCCTGGAGGGCAAGAATATCATCATTTGGCTGCCCACGGGCTCTGGGAAGACAAGGGCAGCTGCTTATGTGGCCAAGAGACATCTAGAGACTGTAGACGGAGCCAAGGTGGTTGTATTGGTCAACAGG GTGCACCTGGTGACCCAGCATTGTGAGGAGTTCAGCAGCATGCTGGGCGGACGCTGGACCATTACAACCCTGAGTGGGGACATGGGGCCACGAGCTGGCTTTGCCCATGTGGCCCAGAGGCATGACCTGCTCATCTGCACGGCTGAGCTGCTGCAGAAGGCACTGAccagcctggaggagggggagcaTGTGGAGCTCAACg CCTTCTCCCTGCTGGTGGTGGATGAGTGTCACCACACGCACAAAGACACCGTCTACAACGTCATCCTGAGCCGGTACCTGGAGCTTAAACTCCGGAGGACCCGGCCGCTGCCGCAGGTGCTGGGTCTCACAGCCTCGCCAGGCACTGGTGGGGCCTCCACGCTCGATGGGGCCATTGACCACGTCCTGCAG CTCTGTGCCAACCTGGACACATGGCGCATCATGTCACCCCAGGACTACCGCTCCCAGCTGCAGGAGCACAGCCGCCAGCCCTGCAAACAGTACGACCTCTGCCACAGACGCACCCAG GAGCCGTTTGGCGACATGCTGAAGGAGCTCATGGACCAAATCCACGACCATCTGGAGATGCCCGAGTTGAGACGGGACTTCGGGACGCAGACCTACGAGCAacaagtggtggagctgggccgGAATG CGGCTGAGGCGGGGCTGCAGGAGCGGCGGGTGTACGCGCTTCACCTGCGTCGCTACAACGACGCACTGCTCATCCACGACACGGTCCGTGCGGTGGATGCCCTGGCCACTCTGCAGGATTTCTACGACAGGGAGCGCACCACTAAGACCCAGATCCTGCGTGCCGAGCGCTGGCTGCTGGCGCTGTTTGATG ACCACAAGAGTAAGCTGGCCCACCTGGCAACTCATGGCCCAGAGAACCCGAAACTGGCGGTGCTGGAAGAGATCTTGCAGAAGCAGTTCAGGAGCCCTGACAGCCCGCAGGGCATCATCTTCACCCGGACCCGCCAGAGCGCTCACTCCCTCCTGCTCTGGCTCCAGCAGCAGCCAGGCCTGCAGACAGTGGACATCAGGCCCCAGCTGTTGATTGGGGCTGGGAACAGCAGCCAGAACACTCAGATGATCCAGATGACTCAG AGGGACCAGCAAGAAGTGATCCAGAAGTTCCGGACTGGTACCCTGAACCTCCTGGTGGCTACGAGTGTGGCAGAGGAGGGGCTGGACATCCCCCAGTGCAAGGTGGTGGTGCGCTATGGGCTCCTGACCAATGAGATCTCCATGGTCCAG gCAAGGGGCCGTGCCCGGGCCAGCCAAAGTGTATACTCATTTGTGGCGGCCCAAGGGAGTCGGGAGCTGAAGCGGGAGCTGACCAATGAGGCGCTGGAGACTCTGATGGAACGGGCAGTGGCTGCTGTGCAGGAGATGGACCAGGCCAAGTACCAGGACAAG